The Populus alba chromosome 6, ASM523922v2, whole genome shotgun sequence genome contains a region encoding:
- the LOC118032633 gene encoding cuscuta receptor 1, producing the protein MELNRLCLVVIMIINVVVLIQGWRCHGCLEEERVALLQIKDAFGYPNGGFLLSWGRDANCCEWKQVHCNSSTLRVVEIDLSFSRGWELGDGLLNASLFLPFPELNALYLYGNRIAGCVENEGFERLSVLGNLEILQLGQNKFNSSIFSSLGGLSSLKYLSLHNNEIEGTISVEGLNNLTNLRNLRIASNHIEGFKSLHGGEDEVLKLSNLEYLDLGGNRFDNSILSSFKGLSSLKNLDLAKNHLKGTFNMKELEALSNLRKLYLSGNEIDEFVFSEGIRGFRNLSRVCLLNITANGRRISLPLLQSLAKLPNLKTLDLGNNNFEGTILAQALPSLKNLQKLDLSSSTLNNTFLQTIGRITTLKSLKLNGCRLSGNIPIAEGLCELKYLQSLDISNNTLSGVLPNCLANLTALKQIDLSSNHFVGDISSSPLTTLTSIQELRLSDNRFQIPISLRSFFNHSELKFFFGYNNEICAELEEHNLIPKFQLERLHLSGQAYGGALPFPKFLFYQHNLREIYFSNMKMRGGVPNWLLENNTNLQELFLVNNSLSGPFQLPIHPHVSLSQLDISDNHLDSHIPTEIGAYFPSLTFLSMSKNHFNGSIPSSFGSMSSLQVLDLSGNNISGKLPSCFSSLPLVHVYLSQNKLQGSLEDAFHNSFELITLDLSHNQLTGNISEWIGEFSHMSFLLLGYNNLEGRIPIQLCQLDKLSFIDLSHNKFSGHILPCIRFRSSIWYSYLKIYPDRYLIREPLEITTKSVSYSYPISILYIMSGMDLSCNNLTGEIPPEIGNLNHIHVLNLSNNFLIGPIPQTFSNLSEVESLDLSNNSLTGAIPPGLVQLHSLEVFSVAHNNLSGRTPDMVPQFSTFNKSSYEGNPLLCGPPLSRNCTPEEEALPLPIRTSTDDIEESGFMDADVFYVSFVVTYIVMLLVTAAILYINPNWRRAWFYFFKQSINNCSYFFVDNLHMPSWLEVRNLLCTYF; encoded by the exons ATGGAGTTGAACAGGCTGTGTTTAGTAGTGATAATGATTATAAATGTGGTGGTTTTAATACAAGGGTGGCGGTGCCATGGTTGCTTGGAGGAAGAAAGAGTTGCTCTCTTGCAAATCAAAGATGCCTTTGGTTACCCAAATGGCGGATTCCTGCTCTCCTGGGGAAGAGATGCTAACTGCTGCGAATGGAAACAAGTCCACTGCAACTCCAGCACACTTCGAGTTGTCGAAATAGACCTTTCTTTCTCAAGGGGTTGGGAGCTGGGAGACGGGCTCCTGAATGCGTCTTTGTTTCTTCCATTCCCAGAGCTGAACGCTCTTTACTTGTATGGAAATCGTATTGCGGGATGTGTTGAGAATGAAG GTTTTGAAAGACTATCAGTCCTTGGCAATTTGGAGATACTCCAGTTAGGgcaaaacaaattcaacagCAGCATCTTTTCATCCTTAGGTGGTCtttcatctttgaaatatttatctCTACACAATAATGAAATCGAAGGAACAATTAGCGTGGAAG GATTGAATAATCTGACAAACTTAAGGAATCTGCGTATTGCGAGCAATCACATTGAAGGGTTTAAATCCCTTCATG GTGGTGAGGATGAAGTGCTGAAACTGAGCAATTTGGAGTATCTTGATTTGGGAGGTAATCGCTTTGATAACAGTATCTTATCATCCTTCAAGGGTCTTTCATCTCTCAAGAATCTCGATCTGGCAAAGAACCATCTGAAAGGAACATTCAATATGAAAG AATTGGAAGCTTTGAGCAACTTGAGGAAGCTGTATCTCAGCGGAAATGAGATTGACGAGTTTGTGTTCTCAGAAG GTATTAGAGGTTTCAGAAATCTAAGCAGAGTTTGTTTACTTAATATCACCGCAAATGGAAGAAGAATTTCACTTCCATTACTGCAATCATTGGCAAAACTCCCAAACCTCAAGACACTTGATCTGGGGAACAATAATTTCGAAGGAACAATATTAGCTCAAG CCTTGCCTTCTCTCAAGAATTTGCAAAAGTTGGATTTGAGTTCCTCTACTCTCAATAATACCTTTCTGCAAACAATAGGAAGGATTACCACTCTGAAGAGTTTAAAGTTGAATGGTTGTAGACTCAGTGGCAACATACCTATAGCCGAGG GTCTATGCGAGTTAAAGTATCTTCAAAGTCTTGATATCAGCAATAATACTCTCAGCGGTGTCTTGCCTAATTGTTTGGCAAATTTGACAGCCCTGAAACAAATAGATCTCTCTTCCAATCACTTTGTGGGAGATATTTCCTCGTCTCCTCTTACAACTCTGACATCCATCCAAGAATTAAGACTTTCGGACAATCGCTTTCAAATCCCCATCTCATTGAGGTCATTTTTCAACCATTCGGAACTCAAATTCTTCTTTGGTTATAATAATGAAATCTGTGCAGAGCTAGAGGAGCACAATTTGATCCCAAAGTTCCAACTAGAGAGACTTCATTTATCTGGTCAAGCATATGGTGGAGCATTGCCCTTTCCCAAATTCCTCTTCTATCAACACAACTTGCgggaaatttatttttctaacatgAAAATGAGGGGAGGGGTTCCAAATTGGTTGCTAGAGAACAACACAAACCTACAAGAACTTTTCCTGGTCAACAATTCTCTTTCAGGACCTTTCCAGTTGCCGATTCATCCCCATGTGAGTTTGTCACAATTAGATATTTCTGACAATCACTTGGACAGCCACATCCCAACAGAAATTGGAGCATATTTCCCAAGTTTGACATTTTTATCCATGTCTAAAAACCACTTCAACGGTAGCATTCCCTCTTCGTTTGGCAGTATGTCTTCTCTTCAAGTTTTGGATCTCTCAGGAAACAACATCTCCGGAAAGCTGCCATCTTGTTTTAGCTCTTTGCCACTAGTTCATGTTTATTTGTCACAAAATAAATTACAGGGGTCTTTGGAGGATGCATTTCATAACTCCTTCGAGCTAATTACATTGGATCTTAGCCATAATCAATTGACTGGCAACATTTCGGAATGGATTGGTGAGTTTTCCCACATGAGCTTTCTTCTCTTGGGTTATAATAACCTTGAAGGCAGAATACCCATCCAGTTGTGCCAGTTGGACAAATTGAGTTTCATTGATCTTTCTCATAATAAGTTTTCTGGTCATATCCTCCCTTGTATAAGATTTAGAAGCAGTATTTGGTACAGCTATCTTAAAATATATCCTGATAGGTATTTGATTCGAGAGCCTTTAGAGATTACAACAAAGAGTGTATCCTATTCTTACCCGATAAGCATTTTGTACATCATGTCTGGAATGGATCTCTCTTGCAACAATTTGACAGGTGAGATTCCTCCGGAAATTGGAAACCTTAATCATATCCATGTACTGAACctgtcaaataattttttgataggTCCTATCCCACAAACTTTTTCAAATTTGAGTGAAGTTGAGAGCTTGGATCTTTCCAATAACAGCTTGACTGGGGCTATCCCTCCTGGACTTGTACAATTGCATTCTCTGGAAGTTTTTAGTGTAGCCCACAATAACCTATCTGGTAGAACACCTGATATGGTTCCACAATTTTCAACATTCAACAAGAGTAGCTATGAGGGAAATCCTCTCCTTTGTGGACCACCACTCTCAAGAAATTGCACCCCAGAAGAAGAAGCGTTGCCATTACCGATAAGGACTTCAACGGATGATATAGAAGAAAGTGGCTTCATGGATGCTGATGTTTTCTATGTGAGCTTTGTTGTGACATACATCGTGATGCTGTTGGTAACAGCTGCAATTTTGTA
- the LOC118032639 gene encoding cuscuta receptor 1, which yields MEICYLNVSLFVPSKNCKYLYLSRNFYSCCVENEGFERLSGLDSLEFSNLGVNKSTTASLSSLGGLSSLRSLYLYRNQLKGAISVDGTSDDLLRLRNLESLGLNVNHFNDSALSSLKGLSSLKSLDIGYNQLKGSFNVTELDALINLEEVYLDGNEIDKFVLSKDTRGFGNVSLISLSNSTSNGRALPFTLLQSLTKFPNLRTLSLDENNLEGSFGTTLDKDLASLKNLEELDLSSSTVDNSFLETVGKITTLKSLRLNGCRLNGSIPKGLCQLKHLQNLYITGNDLSGALPWCLANLTSLQQLDLSYNNFIGDISFSPLTSLTSIRVLSLSDNHFQIPISLSSFLNHSQLKNFDGSNNEIYVEELEEHNLAPKFQLKRLDLSGNVHGGAFSFPKFLLHQYNLQEIDFSNLKLRGGFPIWLLENNTNLNELYLANNSLSGTFQLPIHPHQTLSELDISNNNFESHIPREIGSYFPSLTFLSISDNHFSGRVLSSFDSLLYLQVLDLSNNNISGTLPSFFNSSNLQHVYLSRNMLQGSLEHAFQKSFKLITLDLSHNHLTGSIPKSIGEFSQLRFLLLGYNNLDGSIPTQLCKLNKLSFIDLSHNNFSGHILPCLRFNSFGWILFRRRYFYLYPLREPLVIATKSMSYPYPPSILYFMTGMDLSCNSLSSVIPPEIGNLNHIRVLNLSNNHLIGPIPQTLSNLSEVESMDLSNNSLNGEIPPQLVQLHFLAYFSVANNNLSGKAPEMVAQFSTFNKSSYEGNPLLCGPPLINSCTKEVPPPPPGPSTDEKEESSAFIDAKVFCVSFVVTYIMVLLGIAAVLYINPDWRRAWFYFIEKSINTCYYFVADNLLKPFRIRVWKPLV from the exons ATGGAGATTTGTTACCTAAATGTCTCTTTGTTCGTCCCTTCCAAGAACTgcaaatatctttatttaagTCGAAATTTTTATAGTTGTTGTGTTGAGAATGAAG GTTTTGAAAGACTATCAGGACTTGACAGCTTGGAGTTCTCAAATTTAGGCGTAAACAAATCGACAACAGCATCCCTTTCATCCCTTGGTGGGCTTTCCTCTTTGAGATCCCTGTATCTATATCGTAACCAACTCAAAGGAGCAATTAGTGTTGATG gtACTAGTGACGACTTACTGAGGTTAAGAAATCTGGAATCCCTTGGTTTGAATGTTAATCACTTCAATGACAGTGCCTTATCATCCCTCAAGGGTCTTTCATCTCTCAAATCCCTGGATATAGGGTACAACCAACTGAAAGGATCATTCAATGTGACTG AGCTGGATGCTTTGATCAACTTAGAGGAAGTGTATCTAGATGGAAACGAGATTGACAAATTTGTGTTATCCAAAG ATACTAGAGGTTTTGGAAATGTAAGCCTCATTTCATTATCTAATAGCACCTCAAATGGAAGAGCTCTTCCATTTACATTGCTGCAATCGTTGACGAAATTCCCAAACCTCAGGACCCTTTCTTTGGATGAGAATAATCTTGAAGGAAGTTTCGGAACAACATTAGATAAAG ACTTGGCTTCTCTCAAGAATTTAGAAGAGTTGGATTTGAGTTCCTCCACTGTCGATAATAGCTTTCTGGAAACAGTCGGGAAGATTACTACTCTAAAGAGTTTAAGATTGAATGGCTGTCGACTCAATGGCTCCATCCCTAAAG GCCTATGTCAGTTAAAGCATCTCCAAAATCTATATATCACGGGGAATGATCTCAGTGGTGCTTTGCCTTGGTGTTTGGCAAATTTGACATCCCTTCAACAATTAGATTTGTCTTACAATAACTTTATTGGAGACATTTCCTTCTCTCCTCTTACAAGTCTCACATCCATCCGTGTGTTATCACTTTCAGACAACCACTTTCAGATCCCCATCTCATTGAGCTCATTTCTCAACCATTCACAACTCAAGAATTTCGATGGTAGCAATAATGaaatatatgttgaagaatTAGAGGAGCATAATTTGGCCCCAAAGTTCCAATTAAAGCGTCTTGATTTATCTGGCAATGTACATGGTGGAGCATTTTCCTTTCCCAAATTCCTCCTCCATCAATACAACCTccaagaaattgatttttctaaccTAAAATTGAGGGGAGGGTTTCCTATTTGGTTGTTAGAGAACAACACAAACCTAAATGAACTCTATTTGGCCAACAATTCTCTTTCAGGGACTTTTCAATTGCCAATTCATCCTCATCAGACTTTGTCTGAATTAGATATTTCTAACAATAACTTCGAAAGCCACATTCCTAGAGAAATAGGATCATATTTTCCAAGTTTAACATTTTTATCCATCTCTGATAACCACTTCAGTGGTCGCGTTCTCTCTTCATTTGACTCTCTGTTGTATCTTCAAGTTTTGGACCTCTCAAATAACAACATCTCTGGAACCTTACCATCTTTCTTTAACTCTTCAAACCTCCAACATGTTTATCTGTCACGAAATATGCTACAAGGATCCCTAGAACATGCATTTCAGAAATCCTTTAAGCTAATAACGTTGGATCTTAGCCATAATCATTTGACTGGTAGCATTCCAAAATCGATTGGTGAGTTTTCCCAACTAAGGTTTCTTCTCTTGGGTTATAATAATCTTGATGGCAGTATACCCACGCAATTGTGCAAGTTGAACAAATTAAGCTTCATTGATCtttctcataataatttttctggTCATATTCTACCTTGCCTAAGATTTAATAGCTTTGGTTGGATCCTCTTCCGCAGacgatatttttatttgtatcctCTTCGAGAACCATTGGTTATTGCAACAAAGAGTATGTCCTATCCTTATCCGCCAAGTATTTTGTACTTCATGACCGGAATGGATCTCTCTTGCAACAGTTTGTCAAGTGTGATTCCTCCTGAAATTGGGAATCTCAACCACATTCGTGTATTGAACCTGTCCAACAATCATTTAATAGGCCCAATCccacaaactctttcaaatttGAGTGAAGTTGAGAGCATGGACCTTTCCAATAACAGCTTGAATGGGGAAATCCCTCCTCAACTTGTACAATTGCATTTTCTTGCCTATTTTAGTGTAGCGAACAATAACCTGTCTGGTAAGGCTCCTGAGATGGTTGCACAATTCTCAACATTCAATAAGAGCAGCTACGAGGGAAATCCCTTACTTTGTGGACCACCATTGATTAACAGTTGCACCAAAGAagtaccaccaccaccacctggGCCATCTACTGATGAGAAAGAAGAGAGTAGCGCCTTCATTGATGCAAAAGTTTTCTGTGTGAGCTTTGTTGTGACGTACATCATGGTGCTATTGGGAATAGCTGCAGTTTTGTATATAAACCCAGACTGGCGGCGAGCATGGTTTTATTTCATTGAGAAGAGCATCAACACTTGCTACTACTTTGTTGCGGACAATCTTCTTAAGCCATTCAGAATCAGAGTTTGGAAGCCTTTGGTATAA